A segment of the Streptomyces sp. XD-27 genome:
TCCGCCGGGCTCTTCCACAAGGCCGTCCTGCAGAGCGGCTCGTGCATGACGACGTTCCCGGTCGGCGTCTCGGCGCCCGGCAGCCCCGCGTACACCCCGTTCGCGCCCCAGGCCACCACGCAGGCGGTGGGGGCGGCCGTGGCCCGCCGGCTGGGCTGCGCGGAACCCGCCAAGGCCCTGCCGTGCCTGCGCGCCCTGCCCGCGCGGAAGCTGGCGACCCGCGAGCTGATGGAGACGTTCAGCAGGGCCTCGTACGGCAACGCACTGCTGCCCGTGCGGCCCGATCTGGCCCTGGAGAGCGGCCGCTTCCACCGGATGCCGGTGATCCAGGGCACCAACCACGACGAGCTGCGCTACTTCGTCGGACCGTCGCTGGCCGCCCATCCGATCCGGGACGCGCGGGACTACCGGGCGCGGCTGAAGGAGTCCTACGGCCGCGCGGCCGCCGCCGTCGAGGCGCGCTACCCGCTGTCGGCGTACGGCACCCCGGCGCTGGCCTGGGCCGCCGTCCTGACGGACAGCAGCTACGCGTGCACCACGCTGCGGGCCCACCGCGCGCTCGCCGCCCATGTGCCGACGTACGGGTACGAGTTCAATGACGCGACCGCCCCGGTGCCGCCGGGCGTGCCGCCCGTGGCGGGCTTCCCGTACGGCGCCGCGCACGGCTTCGAGCTGCCGTACCTGTTCGCCACCCGGCTGCCCTTCACCGCCGACCAGCGCGCGCTGTCGGACCGGATGATCGGCTACTGGACCCGGTTCGCGCACACCGGTGACCCGAACGGGACCGGCGCCCCCGCCTGGCGCCGGTTCGACCGCACCCCGCTCGTACAGTCCCTGGCGCCCGGGACCGGCGGCGTCCGGCCGGTGGACCTGGGCGCCGGGCACCACTGTGGCTTCTGGGACCGGCAGCTGCGCGGCTGAGCAGAGGGGCCTCAGCCGCGCGGCTGAGCCGAGGCCTGTGTCACCCAGGTGTGCCGGGGCACAGGCGGCGCGGCTTCTCGTCGCCCTTGAGGGTGGCGTCCACGCAGCCGCCCGGCAGGCCGTCGTGCGGGCTGCCGCCGAAGTTGGCGGTGACGGTGAGGACGCCGTCGCCGAAGACGGTGCGCTGGACGGAGCGGTCGGCGGTGAGGTCACGGAAGTCCGTCATGGCCTCCGTGCCGGCCGCCCGGTGCAGGGGCGCGAAGTACTTCTGCAGCGCGGCCAGCTCCCCGCCCCGCTCCTTGAGCGACGCGCCGTCGAGGACGAAGTTGAGCGGGGTGTTGTAGAGCATCGCCAGCAGCGCGCGGGTGGTCTTCTGCTTCGGCAGCTTGTCGTACGACAGCTCCCAGCGTTCGGTGTTGACCAGCGAGTCGTGCAGGGCGGTCTCGTACAGCGGGACGCGGTAGGCCGGGTCGTACATCGCCTTGGCCACGGCCTCGGGCAGCTCGGCGGGCTTGAAGAAGACACCCGGCGCGTTCGCGGGCGCGTAGCCGCCCCACTTCTCCTTGTCCCGCTGGGCCTTCCAGAGCCCGTCGACCACCGGGGTGCCGGAGCCGTGGTCGAAGGCGAGGACCTGGTTGGCCCAGGCTCCGGCGGACTCCGAGCCGAGCACCAGGCGGTCGCCGTCGGCCAGCCGCTTCATGCGGGCCAGCCGGTTGGCGCGGTCGCGCGCCCGGTCCATGGGGTGGGCGGAGCTGTGGTCGCGGAACAGCTCACCGGCCGCGTCGACGTCGAGGAAGTAGCTGTCGGCGCCGTTGGCGGTCATCGCGCGGGTGCGGTCGGCGAGGTGGTGGCGGGTCGGCTCGGCCTTCTCGAACGCCTCCGAGGACAGGTAGCACCCGCGGTCGTGGAAGCCGGGCACGGGCTTCCCGTCGGCGTCCCGGACGCAGAAGTCGGGGTAGACCCGGTCGGGCCAGACGGAGGTGGGCGCGTCCGACGTCTTCGGGTCCTGCCCGTTGGCGAACGAGTCGTACGGGCCGACGAGGTAGCCGGCGTCCTTGGCCGCGGTGACGGCGGCGGCGTCCATCGGCCGGTCGTCGGCGTCGTAGCCGAGCCACATGCCGTCCACGCCGAGCGCGCGCAGCTGCCGTACGCCCGCCGCCTTGCGGGCGTCGCCCCACAGGTAGGCGTGGAAGGCGCCGAGCAGCTTGCCCGTGGCCGGGTTGGCCCGGATCTTCTCCCGCAGGCTGCCGAGCTGTCCGCGCTCGCTGAGCCAGGCGCGGTAGTCGACGGCGGGGGCGACCGGCGACCCGTCGGTCAGGGAGAAGGCGACGGTGTACCGGGTGGTGCCCTCGGCGCGCGAGAAGCGGTGGGTGGCGGTGGCGCGCAGCCGTCCCCGATCGGAGGCCGTGCGCAGGGACGTGCCGATGTCGGTGGGGACCAGGTAGCTGACGCCCTGCCGGCCGAGGGTGTAGCCCCACAGCGGCATCGACAGGGCCGACTCCAGGGGGAGGTCGCTGCCGACGAGCTGGGCCTCGGCGGAGTTCCAGAAGCGGTCGGCGACGGGGAGGGAGAGCCCTTCGCCGCGCGGCAGCTGGAGGGCGGAGGCGGCCCGGTCGGTGCCCGTGACGGGCCAGGACAGGGTGCGGTCGGCGCGGCCCGTGGCGGTGACCGACATGACCAGACGGCCCTCCTCGGCGCGGGCGGTGACGGCCAGTCCGCTGCCCGGATAGCTCCAGCGGACGCCGCCGTCCGCCGTCCTGGCCACCGGGCCGGGGGCGCCCGGGGCGGTGGCGGCGGGGGCCGACAGCTCCACGGTGCCGTGGGCCGTACGGGCGGTGACCCGCAGCGAGGAGGCGTCGACGGTGGCCGTGCCGCCCTTCACGGGGATGTCGACGAGGTGGCCCCGGATGACGCCCACCGCCTGCGGCGGCAGCGACACGGTCGCGTCGGAGGGAGCGACGAGCGCGAGGCAGGACAGCGAGGCGACCACGGCCGCGGCGGCGGCGCGGTTGCGGTGACGTGAAGTGAAGAAGCGCATGAGGAGTTGATAGTCGGCGGAGGTAAGAGAAGATCTAAGAACGGGGGAGCGGGCCGTGGTCGCGGTGCTGCGCCGCACTCACGCAGGGGGACGCGATGGCGGCCGATCGCTGCGCTCACGCACGAGGGAACCGCAGCCGGAAGCAGGCCCCGCCGCCGTCCGGCCGCTCGGCGGTGAGCTCGGCGCCGTGGGCGCGGGCGATCTGCCGGGCCATGGCCAGGCCGAGCCCCGAACCGGGCAGGGCGCGCGCCTGGCGCGACCGGTAGAAGCGGTCGAAGACGTGCGGCAGGTCCTCGGCGGCGATGCCCGGGCCGTGGTCGCGCACCGTGAGGTCGATGCCGTCAGCCGTCACCGCGAGCCGGATGTCGACCGGCGCGCCCGGCGGGCTGAACTTGGCCGCGTTGTCGAGCAGGTTGGACAGCAGCCGGGCGAGCCGGGCCGGAACGCCGTACACCGTGCATGCCGCCAGCTCCGTGCCGAACGGGGTGTCCGGCCAGTGGCCGCGCGCCTGCTCGACGCAGCGCGCCACGAGTTCGTCCAGCCGCAGCGGTTCCACCAGCGGCTGCGGCTCCTCGTCCCGCGCCAGCTCGATCAGGTCGTTGACCAGCCCGGTCACCTCGCGCAGTTGGCGGCCGAGCGCGGCCGCGGCCCGGTCGCGGCTGCTGTCGGAGAGCCGGTCGGCGCGGGCGAGCAGCTCGGCGTTCGTCCGCAGCGCGGTCAGCGGCGTCCGCAGCTCGTGGGAGGCGTCGGCGACCAGGCGGCGCTGGGCGGCGACGGACTGCTGGAGCTCGCCGAGCATGGTGTTGAAGCTGTCCGCGAGCCGGGTGATCTCGTCCGGGCGGCGGCGCTCGGCCGCCGAGAGCTCGATGCGATGGGCGGGGTCCCGGGTCGCGGTGATCCGTTCCGCGGTGGCGGTGAGCCGGGTGACGGGGGCCAGCGCCGTACGGGACGCGAGGTAGCCGAGCCCCGCCGCGAGCAGCACCCCGGCGGCGCCGACCGCGCCCAGCAGCCGGCCCGCCTGCCGTACGCCCTGGTCGGCGGTGTCGGAGCGGATCGCCAACTCCAGCGCGCGATGGCCGCGCAGCGGGGTGGTGAGCAGCCGCATCCGGTGGCCGCGCAGGGTGATGTCGCTGTTGTACGCCGGGCGGGAGCCCGCGGCGACGGCGCGGGTGGCGTCGGTGACCGGGAGCACCAGGTCCCCGCCGCCGCGCGCGCCGGGCAGGCCGGTGCGCGGGGTGACGATCTGCGCGCAGGCCGGGGCGGACAGCCAGACGCACTCGCCGTACAGCGGCCCGGCGGGCTGGTCGCGCTTCTCCTGGGCGATCAGGTTCGCCTGCTGGGTCAGCTGGAGGTCGAGCTGGCGCACCAGCTCGTAGCGGATGACGACAAACGCGGCCGCGCACACCCCGAGCGCCACCAGCGCGACGGCGACGGAGGTGATCAGGGCGAGCCGGGTGCGCAGCGGCGCGCGGCCCACGCGGCGGGGCAGCCCCGGGCGCGCGCGGCGCGGGCGGCGCGACAGGCGGCGCAGGCGATCGGACAGGCGACGTGGTCGGTCGGCCTTCGCGGCCGGGCGGCGGCGTGGTCGGTCGGCCCGTCCGGCCGGGCGGCGGGCGGTCACCGGGCCGCCAGCTCGTAGCCGACGCCGTGCACGGTGTGCACCAGCCGCGCGGCGCCGCCCGCCTCCAGCTTGCGGCGCAGATAGCCCACGTAGACGGCGAGCGAGTTGGACTCCGGCCCGAAGTCGGCGCCCCACACCCGCTCCTGGATCAGGTCGCGCGGCAGCACCTGGCCGGGGTGCTGCAGGAACAGCTCCAGCAGCGCGAACTCGGTGCGTGTGAACTCCAGCCGCCGCCCGCCGCGGACGCCCGTGCGCGTCTCCGGGTCGACGGTCAGGTCGGCGAAGGAGAGCGCGCCGCCGGAGGGCTCGTCCGCGATCCGCGGGGGAGCCGCGCGGCGCAGCAGGGCGCGGAGCCGGGCCAGCAGCTCGTCCAGCGCGAAGGGCTTGACCAGGTAGTCGTCGGCGCCGGCGTCCAGGCCCGCGACCCGGTCGCTGACCGCGTCGCGGGCGGTGACGACGAGCACGGGCGTACGGTCCCCGAGCCGCCGCAGCTCGCGGCAGACCGCCAGCCCGTCCAGTACCGGCATGGCCAGGTCCAGCAGGATCGCGTCGGGCGGCGCGGCGGCCACCGCGCTGAGCGCCGCCAGCCCGTCCGCCGCCTCCCGCACCTCGTACCCCTCGACGGCCAGCGCGTCCACGACGGCGGCGCGGACGTCGGGGTCGTCGTCGACCACGAGCACGACGGCGGAAGCGGGGGTGGGTGAGGGCATCGGCGGGCCTTTCGGTGGGCGTGTCTGCGCCCAACCCTCGCAGAGGCCGCTCTTAGAACGTTCTTAGGACCGGCATGGCTCAGCTCGTGCGGGTGACCGCCATCAGCGGGAGCTCCCGACCGGGTACGGATCCGGACGACACGGCCGGGCGCGTCACCTTCCGTCGTCCGGTTGGCAGCGCGGGCACCAGACGGTGCCGCGGCCGCCGATCCGCGTCCGGCGCAGCGGGCCGTCGCAGCGCGGGCACGCGGGGTCGGGCGCGTCGCGCCGTCCGGTCAGCCACGACGGGCGGTCCGGTACCCGTCCGGCCCGCACCGAGGACCGCAAGACGCCGCGCATCTCGCGGTACAGCCGTCGGCGTTCGTCCTCGTCCAGGGCCTTGGCCGGGCGTCCCGGAGGGATGCCCGCGCGCCACAGGATCTCGTCCGCGAGGAGGTTTCCCAGCCCGGCGAGCGCGGACTGGTCGGTCAGCACGGTCTTCACCCGTGCGCGCCGCCCGGCCAGCAGCGACGCGAAGGTCTCGCCGTCCACCGCCAGCGCGTCAGGCCCCAGTCGCGCGGTGACGCGCTCGATGTCCGCCTCGGAGTCGGCCAAGCGCAGCCCCTGGAGCTTGCGCTGGTCGCGGTAGCGCAGCTGATGGTCGTCGTCCAGCGTGAGCACCACACGGTCGTGCCGGTGCCCGGGGTCATCGGCGGAGCAGCACAGGAGCTCGCCGGTCATCCCGAAGTGCAGCAGCACGGCGGGCCCGTCCGTACGGGCGATGAGCCACTTGCCGAGCCGTTCGGGCTCCCGCAGTCGGCGGCCTTCCAACGCGCGGCGCAACCGCCGTGCGCTCACGGCGCGCAGCACGCCCGGGTCGGCCCGCTCCACCCGGGTCACGCGCCGCCCCCGCCCACAGGAGTCCAGCACCCGCCGGTACCCCTCGACGTCCGGTAGCTCGGGCATGCCGTGACCGTACCCCGGTACGGCCCGGACGACCTCCCGGCGAGCGGCGCGCCCCCGGCCCGGCAGCCGGGTGCCCCCCCCGGCGGCCCGGCGGCCCCGGGGCCCCGCCCTGGCGACCCGGCGGTCTGGTGGCCCGGAGCACCGTCGGCCCGGCGGCCCCGGGCCCCTGCCCTGGCGACCGGGCGGTCTGGTGGCCCGGCGCCCTCGTCGGCCCGGCGGCCCGATGCGTCGGCACACCGTTCACGTCTTGCGGTAGCCGTACGCCTCCTCGGCCGCCGCCGCGACCGCGGCCAGGTCCGTGCCCGCCGAGGCCGTGGCGACCGCGGCCACCGCCCCCTCGACGAAGGGGGCGTCCACCAGCCGGGTGTCCGCCGGGAGTTGGTCGCCCTCCGCGAGCAGCGCCTTCACCGTCAGCACCGCGCTGCCCATGTCCGCCAGGATCGCGACGCCCGCGCCCCGGTCGACCGCGTGGGCCGCCTCGGCGATCAGCTTCGCGCTGGTGCCCAGGCCGCCGTCCGGAGTGCCTCCGGCGGGCGCCACCGGGGCCGTCGTACCGCCACCCGCCAGGCCGGTGGCCAGCTCGGCGACGGCCGCGGCCACCGCCGCGCTGTGCGCGACGAGCACCACCCCGACCAGCCGCTCCGCCCGCTGTTCGGCTCGCTTCTCCGCTCGCGTCTCCCCGTCCGTTCCGCTCACTGTCTGCCCCGTCCCCTCAGCCGTCGTCCCCTCCGCCGCGCTCACTGCGCCGCCCCCTCCGTCGACCCCTCCGACCCCTTCGCCACCTCCGCCAGCGTCATGAGCAGCAGCGCCGAGGAGGTCGCGCCCGGGTCCTGGTGGCCGATGCTGCGCTCGCCCAGGTAGCTGGCCCGGCCCTTGCGCGCCTGGAGCGGTACGGTCGCCAGCGCGCCGTCCGAGGCCGCCGCCTCCGCCGCCGCGAACGACTCGGCCAGTGCCTCGACCCCCGGGATCAGCGCGTCCAGCATCGTCTTGTCACCGAGGGCCGCGCCACCCAGTTGGGCGACCGCGTCCACCCCGGCGCGCAGCGCCTCCCGCAGCTCCGCGGGGCCGACCGCCTCCGCGTCGCCGAGTGCCTTGCCCGCGCGCCGCAGCAGCGTTCCGTACAGCGGGCCCGACGCGCCGCCCACCGTCGAGATCAGCTGCCGACCGGCCAGGACCAGGACGGCGCCGGGCGTGCCGGGCTGCTCCTTGTCCAGGACGGCGCACACGGCCCGGAAGCCGCGCTGCATGTTCGTGCCGTGGTCGGCGTCGCCGATCGCCGCGTCCAGTTCGGTGAGCCGGTCCGCCTCCCGCTCCACGGCGGCGGTCACCGCGCTCATCCAGCGCCGGAAGAAGTCGACGCCGTACGGCCTCTCACCGGCGGAACCCCTGTCGCTCACTGTGCCTCCTCGCTCGCTTCTCCGCCCACGCGGCGCAGAGGTACCGCCATCGTCGTCGGCTGCCGCCCGGTGGCCGCGCGTGCGTCGCTCACAAAGCGGTCCTCCTCGAGATCCGGTTCATTGCCCACAGCGTACGCACCCGTTCAACACCCCCACCGGAGCCCGGCGGTGCGGACCGGGGCGTCCCACAGCCGCAGCAGCTCCTCGTCGACCTCGCACAGCGTCACCGACGTGCCCGCCATGTCCAGCGAGGTCACGTAGTTGCCGACGAGGGTGCGGACCACCGGAACGCCCCGTTCGGCCAGTACCCGGTGCACCTCCGCGTTGAAGCCGTACAGCTCCACCAGCGGCGTCGCGCCCATGCCGTTGACCAGCAGCAGCACCGGGCTGTCCGGCCGGAGGTCCTCCAGCACCGTGTCCACCGCGACGTCCGCGATCTCGCGCGAGGTCATCATGGCGCGCCGCTCCCGGCCCGGCTCCCCGTGGATGCCGATGCCCAGCTCCAGCTCCCCGGCCGGGAGGTCGAAGGTGGGACTGCCCTTGGCCGGGGTGGTGCACGCGCTCAGCGCCACGCCGAAGCTGCGGGCCGACTCGTTGACCTGACGGGCGATGGCCTTGACGCGCTCCAGCGGCGCGCCCTCCTCGGCCGCCGCGCCCGCGATCTTCTCCACGAACAGCGTCGCGCCGGTGCCCCGGCGACCCGCCGTATAGAGGCTGTCCGTGACCGCCACATCATCGTTGACCAGCACCTTGGCGACCTGGATGCCCTCGTCCTCGGCCAGCTCGGCCGCCATGTCGAAGTTGAGGACGTCGCCGGTGTAGTTCTTGACGACGAACAGCACGCCCTTGCCGCTGTCCACGGCCGCCGCCGCGCGCACCATCTGGTCCGGCACCGGCGAGGTGAAGATCTCGCCGGGGCAGGCGGCGTCGAGCATGCCGCGCCCCACGAAGCCGCCGTGCAGCGGCTCGTGCCCGGAGCCGCCGCCGGAGACCAGCGCGACCTTGCCCGCCACGGGCGCGTCGCGCCGCACGATCACCCGGTTCTCGACGTCGACGGTCAGCTCGGGGTGGGCCGCGGCCATGCCGCGCAGGGCGTCGGGGACCACGGTCTCGGGCACGTTGATCAGCATCCGCATGGGTACCTCCCGGGTCTGGGGCGGAGCCCCAGTATCGATCTGCGGCGGCCCCGCCGCCCCCCGCACGACCCTTCCCTCTTAGTGGAACACGTTCTACCGTGCCCCCTCCCGCGCACCACGAGAGAAAGAGGGAGGCGCCGTGCACCTCGCCTACACGCCCGAGCAGCAGCGGCTACGCGCCGAACTGCGTGCCTACTTCGCCGAACTCGTCCCCGACGACCGCGCCCCCGCCACCGACCGCGCCGCGCAGAAGCGCTTCTACCGCGCCACCATCCGCCGCCTGGGCGCCGACCGCTGGCTGGGCGTCGGCTGGCCGAGGGAGTACGGCGGGCGCGGGCTGACCCCGCTGGAGCAGTTCATCTTCTTCGACGAGGCGGCACAGGCGGGCGTACCCCTGCCGCTGATGGCGCTCAACACCGTCGGCCCCACCCTGATGCGGTACGGCACCGACGAGCAGAAGGCGTACTTCCTGCCGCGCATCCTCGCCGGTGAGATCGACTTCGCCATCGGTTACAGCGAACCCGACGCGGGCACCGACCTGGCCTCCCTCAAGACCCGTGCCGTACGCGAGGGCGACACCTACCGCGTCAACGGCCAGAAGACCTGGACCACGAACGGCGACACCGCCGACTGGGTGTGGCTCGCGGTCCGCACCGACCCGGACGCGCCGCCCCACAAGGGCATCAGCCTCCTGCTGGTACCGACCACCGACCCCGGCTACTCCTGCACCCCCATCACCACCCTGGCCTCCCACGACACCACCGCCAGCTACTACGAGGACATCCGGGTCCCGGTCACCCGCCGCGTCGGCGCGGAGAACGAGGGCTGGCGCATGATCACCACCCAGCTCAACTACGAGCGCGTCACGCTCGCCGCGCACGGGTCCATGGCCATCCGCGCCCTGCGCGGCGTCCAGCACTGGGCCGCCGGCACCCGCCTCGCCGACGGCCGCCGCATCATCGACCTGGCGTGGGTACGCGCCCGGCTGGCCCGCACCCACGCCCGCCTGGAGGCCATGAGACTGCTCAACTGGCGGATGGTCGACGCCCTCCAGCACGACGCGCTCACCCCCCAGGACGCCTCCGCCGCCAAGGTGTACGGATCCGAGGCGCGCCGGGACGCCTACGCCTGGCTGATGGAGGTCCTCGGCGCGGCCGGTCCGCTCAAGGAGGGGTCGGCGGGCGCGGTCCTCCACGGCGAGCTGGAGCGCGGCT
Coding sequences within it:
- the dhaL gene encoding dihydroxyacetone kinase subunit DhaL, giving the protein MSAVTAAVEREADRLTELDAAIGDADHGTNMQRGFRAVCAVLDKEQPGTPGAVLVLAGRQLISTVGGASGPLYGTLLRRAGKALGDAEAVGPAELREALRAGVDAVAQLGGAALGDKTMLDALIPGVEALAESFAAAEAAASDGALATVPLQARKGRASYLGERSIGHQDPGATSSALLLMTLAEVAKGSEGSTEGAAQ
- a CDS encoding HAMP domain-containing sensor histidine kinase codes for the protein MGRAPLRTRLALITSVAVALVALGVCAAAFVVIRYELVRQLDLQLTQQANLIAQEKRDQPAGPLYGECVWLSAPACAQIVTPRTGLPGARGGGDLVLPVTDATRAVAAGSRPAYNSDITLRGHRMRLLTTPLRGHRALELAIRSDTADQGVRQAGRLLGAVGAAGVLLAAGLGYLASRTALAPVTRLTATAERITATRDPAHRIELSAAERRRPDEITRLADSFNTMLGELQQSVAAQRRLVADASHELRTPLTALRTNAELLARADRLSDSSRDRAAAALGRQLREVTGLVNDLIELARDEEPQPLVEPLRLDELVARCVEQARGHWPDTPFGTELAACTVYGVPARLARLLSNLLDNAAKFSPPGAPVDIRLAVTADGIDLTVRDHGPGIAAEDLPHVFDRFYRSRQARALPGSGLGLAMARQIARAHGAELTAERPDGGGACFRLRFPRA
- a CDS encoding glycoside hydrolase, translating into MRFFTSRHRNRAAAAAVVASLSCLALVAPSDATVSLPPQAVGVIRGHLVDIPVKGGTATVDASSLRVTARTAHGTVELSAPAATAPGAPGPVARTADGGVRWSYPGSGLAVTARAEEGRLVMSVTATGRADRTLSWPVTGTDRAASALQLPRGEGLSLPVADRFWNSAEAQLVGSDLPLESALSMPLWGYTLGRQGVSYLVPTDIGTSLRTASDRGRLRATATHRFSRAEGTTRYTVAFSLTDGSPVAPAVDYRAWLSERGQLGSLREKIRANPATGKLLGAFHAYLWGDARKAAGVRQLRALGVDGMWLGYDADDRPMDAAAVTAAKDAGYLVGPYDSFANGQDPKTSDAPTSVWPDRVYPDFCVRDADGKPVPGFHDRGCYLSSEAFEKAEPTRHHLADRTRAMTANGADSYFLDVDAAGELFRDHSSAHPMDRARDRANRLARMKRLADGDRLVLGSESAGAWANQVLAFDHGSGTPVVDGLWKAQRDKEKWGGYAPANAPGVFFKPAELPEAVAKAMYDPAYRVPLYETALHDSLVNTERWELSYDKLPKQKTTRALLAMLYNTPLNFVLDGASLKERGGELAALQKYFAPLHRAAGTEAMTDFRDLTADRSVQRTVFGDGVLTVTANFGGSPHDGLPGGCVDATLKGDEKPRRLCPGTPG
- a CDS encoding response regulator transcription factor, which gives rise to MPSPTPASAVVLVVDDDPDVRAAVVDALAVEGYEVREAADGLAALSAVAAAPPDAILLDLAMPVLDGLAVCRELRRLGDRTPVLVVTARDAVSDRVAGLDAGADDYLVKPFALDELLARLRALLRRAAPPRIADEPSGGALSFADLTVDPETRTGVRGGRRLEFTRTEFALLELFLQHPGQVLPRDLIQERVWGADFGPESNSLAVYVGYLRRKLEAGGAARLVHTVHGVGYELAAR
- a CDS encoding PTS-dependent dihydroxyacetone kinase phosphotransferase subunit DhaM — translated: MVGVVLVAHSAAVAAAVAELATGLAGGGTTAPVAPAGGTPDGGLGTSAKLIAEAAHAVDRGAGVAILADMGSAVLTVKALLAEGDQLPADTRLVDAPFVEGAVAAVATASAGTDLAAVAAAAEEAYGYRKT
- the dhaK gene encoding dihydroxyacetone kinase subunit DhaK, whose amino-acid sequence is MRMLINVPETVVPDALRGMAAAHPELTVDVENRVIVRRDAPVAGKVALVSGGGSGHEPLHGGFVGRGMLDAACPGEIFTSPVPDQMVRAAAAVDSGKGVLFVVKNYTGDVLNFDMAAELAEDEGIQVAKVLVNDDVAVTDSLYTAGRRGTGATLFVEKIAGAAAEEGAPLERVKAIARQVNESARSFGVALSACTTPAKGSPTFDLPAGELELGIGIHGEPGRERRAMMTSREIADVAVDTVLEDLRPDSPVLLLVNGMGATPLVELYGFNAEVHRVLAERGVPVVRTLVGNYVTSLDMAGTSVTLCEVDEELLRLWDAPVRTAGLRWGC
- a CDS encoding Fpg/Nei family DNA glycosylase, with amino-acid sequence MPELPDVEGYRRVLDSCGRGRRVTRVERADPGVLRAVSARRLRRALEGRRLREPERLGKWLIARTDGPAVLLHFGMTGELLCCSADDPGHRHDRVVLTLDDDHQLRYRDQRKLQGLRLADSEADIERVTARLGPDALAVDGETFASLLAGRRARVKTVLTDQSALAGLGNLLADEILWRAGIPPGRPAKALDEDERRRLYREMRGVLRSSVRAGRVPDRPSWLTGRRDAPDPACPRCDGPLRRTRIGGRGTVWCPRCQPDDGR
- a CDS encoding carboxylesterase/lipase family protein, which gives rise to MSPSVMSPSRLARRRGGALCALLLALLAIASASAPVSASGPAAPPAPPGAPAEPVVTTGGGPVRGRAHGAYHTFEGIPYAAPPTGPLRWRAPVPPRPWQGVRDAGAPGPRCMQEEYNTEYTTMAMVGSEDCLYLNVTVPSGRPAPGRNRPVLRDRPVMVWMHGGAFVSGAGSEYAAERLAVQGDAVVVTVNYRLGVFGFFGHPALGNAPDNGLADQQAALRWVRANARSFGGDPHNVTLFGESAGGLSACAHLVSPTSAGLFHKAVLQSGSCMTTFPVGVSAPGSPAYTPFAPQATTQAVGAAVARRLGCAEPAKALPCLRALPARKLATRELMETFSRASYGNALLPVRPDLALESGRFHRMPVIQGTNHDELRYFVGPSLAAHPIRDARDYRARLKESYGRAAAAVEARYPLSAYGTPALAWAAVLTDSSYACTTLRAHRALAAHVPTYGYEFNDATAPVPPGVPPVAGFPYGAAHGFELPYLFATRLPFTADQRALSDRMIGYWTRFAHTGDPNGTGAPAWRRFDRTPLVQSLAPGTGGVRPVDLGAGHHCGFWDRQLRG
- a CDS encoding acyl-CoA dehydrogenase family protein gives rise to the protein MHLAYTPEQQRLRAELRAYFAELVPDDRAPATDRAAQKRFYRATIRRLGADRWLGVGWPREYGGRGLTPLEQFIFFDEAAQAGVPLPLMALNTVGPTLMRYGTDEQKAYFLPRILAGEIDFAIGYSEPDAGTDLASLKTRAVREGDTYRVNGQKTWTTNGDTADWVWLAVRTDPDAPPHKGISLLLVPTTDPGYSCTPITTLASHDTTASYYEDIRVPVTRRVGAENEGWRMITTQLNYERVTLAAHGSMAIRALRGVQHWAAGTRLADGRRIIDLAWVRARLARTHARLEAMRLLNWRMVDALQHDALTPQDASAAKVYGSEARRDAYAWLMEVLGAAGPLKEGSAGAVLHGELERGYRSSVVFTFGGGNNEVQREIISWIGLGMPRVRR